The following proteins are co-located in the Methanobrevibacter olleyae genome:
- the bioB gene encoding biotin synthase BioB, with the protein MFDLAELKNKVLNNYKVTKEDALNLVDVPLDDLTNAANEIRQSFCGNIFDACSIINVKSGRCSENCKFCAQSNYYNTDIEIYPLLSEEELKEKTLTIYSAGFKRISYVASGRKVNEKEFNQLSDLIKELTESNDDIKICVSLGLLTKDQIARLNDVGVDRIHNNLESSRDYFKEICTTHSYDEKLDTINLIDNENLMICSGGIFGMGESFEDRIDLALELRDLGVKSIPINILNPIKGTPVENNEILSNDEACRLIGIFRFINPDAYIRMAGGRALLGDNGRKAFQSGANAAILGDMLTTDGVGLEEDLKLLGKLGFKISYSAER; encoded by the coding sequence ATGTTTGATCTTGCTGAGCTAAAAAATAAAGTATTAAATAATTACAAAGTTACTAAAGAAGATGCATTAAATCTTGTTGATGTGCCATTAGATGATTTAACAAATGCAGCAAATGAAATAAGACAATCATTTTGTGGAAATATATTCGATGCATGTAGCATAATCAATGTAAAAAGTGGAAGATGTAGTGAAAATTGTAAATTCTGTGCTCAATCTAATTATTATAATACAGATATAGAAATTTATCCTCTTTTATCTGAGGAGGAATTAAAAGAAAAAACTTTAACTATTTATAGTGCAGGCTTTAAAAGAATATCCTATGTAGCTTCAGGTAGAAAAGTAAATGAAAAAGAATTTAATCAACTGTCTGATTTGATTAAAGAATTAACTGAATCAAATGATGATATTAAGATATGCGTTTCATTAGGTCTTTTAACTAAAGATCAAATAGCTAGATTAAATGATGTTGGTGTAGATAGAATCCATAATAATTTAGAAAGCTCAAGAGATTATTTTAAAGAGATTTGCACAACTCATTCTTATGATGAAAAATTAGACACTATCAACTTGATAGATAATGAAAATCTTATGATTTGTAGTGGCGGAATATTTGGAATGGGTGAAAGCTTTGAAGACAGGATTGATTTAGCATTAGAGCTAAGAGACCTTGGAGTTAAATCCATACCTATTAATATTTTAAATCCGATTAAAGGAACTCCTGTAGAGAATAATGAGATTTTATCTAATGATGAAGCTTGTAGATTAATTGGAATTTTTAGATTTATCAATCCAGATGCTTATATTCGTATGGCTGGTGGAAGAGCACTATTGGGGGATAATGGTAGAAAAGCATTCCAGTCTGGAGCTAATGCGGCAATTCTAGGGGATATGTTAACAACTGATGGAGTGGGACTAGAAGAAGACCTGAAACTTTTAGGGAAATTAGGCTTCAAGATTAGTTATTCGGCTGAAAGATAG
- a CDS encoding tRNA (adenine-N1)-methyltransferase, with protein MKILMDERGKKYLIKEDREFQSDLGIIKKEQMERATIGDTIITHLNKEFKVIKPTVNDFIDLMDRRCSILIQKDIGTVLAHTGLGSGDRVIDAGTGAGAIALNFGNVVGDKGKVFTYEIREDFAEVAQKNIDDFGIKNIEVKNQNIKDGIDEEEIDLVFLDLPKPFEIFEDVKKALRLGGCLAVYAPYIDQAETAYRIAKKLGFRDLTILETLEREMEIKPQGTRPKTRMVGHSGYLVFARKL; from the coding sequence AAAAAATACCTTATTAAAGAAGATAGAGAGTTTCAATCTGATTTAGGTATTATTAAGAAAGAACAAATGGAAAGAGCTACTATTGGTGATACAATAATCACTCATTTAAATAAAGAATTTAAGGTTATTAAACCAACAGTGAATGATTTTATTGATTTAATGGATAGGCGCTGTTCTATTCTTATTCAAAAGGATATTGGAACTGTTCTTGCACATACTGGATTAGGTTCAGGTGATCGGGTAATAGATGCAGGTACAGGTGCAGGAGCAATTGCTTTAAATTTTGGAAATGTTGTTGGGGATAAAGGTAAAGTTTTCACCTATGAGATAAGAGAAGATTTTGCTGAAGTAGCACAGAAAAACATTGATGATTTTGGTATTAAAAATATTGAAGTTAAGAATCAAAATATAAAAGATGGAATTGATGAAGAAGAGATTGATTTAGTCTTCCTAGACCTTCCAAAACCATTTGAAATATTTGAAGATGTTAAAAAAGCTTTAAGACTTGGGGGTTGCTTAGCAGTTTATGCACCCTATATTGATCAAGCAGAAACAGCATATAGAATTGCAAAAAAGTTAGGTTTTAGAGATCTTACAATTCTTGAAACATTAGAACGTGAAATGGAAATAAAACCACAAGGAACTAGGCCAAAAACAAGAATGGTCGGTCATAGTGGCTATCTGGTTTTTGCAAGAAAGCTTTAA